The Miscanthus floridulus cultivar M001 chromosome 7, ASM1932011v1, whole genome shotgun sequence genome includes a region encoding these proteins:
- the LOC136465565 gene encoding uncharacterized protein: protein MERQLEIAQCDDNEKVLYASRQLQGAALDWWDSFYFSHTEANPITWPEFHSAFHSHHVPARLMKLRRSSWLSSKGSMTVAEYRDMFIQLSWYAPTEVDEDEKRQELFMEGLNDGLQYQLLSHTFASFQQLVDKALVIENKHHQMEDKKRKFQG from the coding sequence ATGGAGAGGCAACTTGAGATTGCACAGTGTGATGACAACGAAAAGGTTTTGTATGCCTCTAGACAGTTGCAAGGAGCTGcactggattggtgggactcattctacTTTAGCCATactgaagctaatcccatcacttggcccGAGTTTCATAGTGCCTTCCACTCTCACCATGTACCTGCTAGATTGATGAAGctaagaaggagttcttggctctcaagcaaggggagcatgactgttgctgaatatcgtgacatgttcatacaattgtcatggtatgcacctactgaggtggatgaggatgagaagaggcAAGAGTTATTCATGGAAGGTttaaatgatggtctccagtaccaactGTTGTCTCATACTTTTGCTAGTTTTCAGCAACTGGTGGATAAGGCCTTGGTGATAGAGAACAAGCACCAtcagatggaggacaagaagaggaagttccaAGGATAG